One window from the genome of Enterobacteriaceae bacterium Kacie_13 encodes:
- the tolR gene encoding colicin uptake protein TolR — translation MARSRGRRNRREGKSEINIVPLLDVLLVLLLIFMATAPIITQSVEVDLPDATDSKTVSSDDNPPVIVEVSGVGQYTIVVDHQRMEQLPEQQVIAEATSRIQANPKTVFLIGGAKDVPYDEIIKALNMLHQAGVKSVGLMTQPI, via the coding sequence ATGGCTCGTTCACGAGGTCGTCGTAACCGTCGCGAAGGTAAGTCGGAGATCAACATTGTTCCGTTGCTGGACGTACTGCTGGTTCTGTTACTGATTTTTATGGCAACAGCACCGATCATTACTCAGAGCGTGGAAGTTGACTTGCCTGATGCAACGGATTCCAAAACCGTATCCAGTGATGATAACCCACCGGTGATTGTTGAAGTCTCAGGCGTCGGTCAGTACACCATTGTGGTGGATCATCAGCGTATGGAACAGTTGCCTGAACAGCAGGTTATCGCAGAAGCGACCAGCCGTATTCAGGCCAATCCGAAGACAGTCTTTCTGATCGGCGGTGCAAAAGATGTGCCTTATGATGAAATCATCAAGGCGCTGAATATGTTGCATCAGGCCGGTGTGAAATCTGTCGGATTGATGACACAACCTATCTGA
- the zitB gene encoding CDF family zinc transporter ZitB, with the protein MSASSFLPQDKNSRRLLLAFLITVTFMVAEIIGGLISGSLALLADAGHMLTDAAALLVALMAVRFAKRKPNSRHTFGYLRLTTMAAFVNAAALLVIVVLIVWEAIARFFNPQPVMGTTMLVIAIAGLFANILAFWLLHQGEEKANINVRAAALHVLGDLLGSIGAVAAALIIMYTGWTPIDPILSVLVSCLVLNNAWRLLRESFHELLEGTPEEIDIDELRKDLSRSIPEVRNVHHVHVWQIGEQRLMTLHVQVVPPHDHDALLGRIQHHLLEKCRIGHATIQMEYGHCETPDCEINEVPAASGGHDHHGHSHAHHH; encoded by the coding sequence ATGTCTGCATCATCATTTTTACCCCAGGACAAAAACAGTCGCCGACTGCTTCTCGCGTTCCTGATTACCGTCACCTTTATGGTCGCCGAAATCATCGGTGGTCTGATTTCAGGCTCGCTGGCCCTGCTGGCCGATGCCGGGCATATGCTGACCGATGCCGCTGCGCTGCTTGTCGCTTTAATGGCGGTGCGTTTCGCGAAACGTAAGCCTAACTCACGCCATACCTTCGGCTATCTGCGTCTGACCACCATGGCGGCCTTCGTGAATGCGGCGGCATTGCTGGTGATCGTCGTGCTGATTGTCTGGGAAGCGATCGCCCGCTTCTTTAACCCGCAACCGGTCATGGGCACAACGATGCTGGTGATCGCAATCGCCGGGCTGTTCGCTAATATTCTGGCGTTCTGGCTGTTGCATCAGGGAGAAGAGAAAGCCAATATCAACGTGCGGGCCGCAGCGCTTCACGTTCTCGGGGATTTGCTTGGTTCGATTGGTGCGGTGGCCGCAGCACTGATCATTATGTATACAGGGTGGACGCCGATCGACCCCATTTTGTCGGTGCTGGTATCGTGTTTAGTTCTGAATAATGCATGGCGGTTGCTGCGCGAAAGCTTCCACGAACTGCTCGAGGGCACGCCGGAGGAGATCGATATCGATGAGCTGCGCAAGGATTTATCACGTAGTATTCCTGAAGTGCGAAACGTGCATCATGTTCACGTCTGGCAGATTGGTGAGCAGCGACTGATGACGCTGCATGTTCAGGTGGTACCGCCGCACGACCACGACGCGCTGCTCGGACGCATTCAGCATCATTTGCTAGAGAAATGCCGTATCGGTCACGCCACTATTCAGATGGAATACGGTCATTGTGAAACGCCGGACTGTGAGATCAATGAAGTCCCTGCCGCCAGCGGCGGTCACGATCATCACGGTCATAGCCATGCGCATCATCACTGA
- the tolQ gene encoding Tol-Pal system protein TolQ — MTDMNMLDLFLKASILVKLIMLILVCFSVASWAIIIQRTKVLNAATREAEAFEDKFWSGIELSRLYQESQGRRETLSGAEQIFHSGFKEFARLHRANSHAPESVIEGSSRAMRISFNRELESLEMHIPFLGTVGSISPYIGLFGTVWGIMHAFIGLGSVKQATLQMVAPGIAEALIATAIGLFAAIPAVMAYNRLNQRVNKLEQNYDNFMEEFTAILHRQAFSRETGSN; from the coding sequence GTGACTGACATGAACATGCTTGATTTATTTTTAAAGGCCAGCATCCTCGTTAAGCTGATAATGCTTATCCTGGTGTGCTTCTCTGTCGCGTCTTGGGCAATCATCATTCAACGTACGAAAGTGCTGAATGCCGCCACCCGTGAGGCAGAAGCATTTGAAGATAAATTCTGGTCCGGTATTGAGCTTTCCCGTTTGTATCAGGAAAGTCAGGGCCGTCGCGAAACCCTGAGCGGGGCAGAGCAAATCTTCCATTCTGGTTTCAAAGAATTCGCACGTCTTCATCGTGCCAACAGCCATGCGCCAGAATCCGTGATCGAAGGGTCTTCGCGCGCGATGCGTATTTCTTTTAACCGTGAACTCGAATCTCTTGAAATGCACATTCCATTCCTGGGTACGGTCGGTTCAATCAGTCCGTACATCGGTCTGTTTGGTACGGTCTGGGGGATCATGCACGCCTTCATCGGTTTAGGTTCTGTGAAACAAGCTACCCTGCAAATGGTTGCACCGGGTATCGCAGAAGCACTGATTGCGACCGCGATCGGTTTGTTTGCTGCTATCCCGGCGGTAATGGCGTATAACCGCCTCAACCAGCGTGTGAACAAGCTTGAGCAAAACTACGATAACTTCATGGAAGAATTTACGGCCATCCTGCACCGTCAGGCTTTCTCTCGCGAAACCGGCAGTAACTAA
- the cydB gene encoding cytochrome d ubiquinol oxidase subunit II, which translates to MFDYESLRFIWWVLIGVLFIGFAVTDGFDMGVGILVRIIGKTDTDRRVMINAIAPHWDGNQVWLITAGGALFAAWPMVYAAAFSGFYAAMVLVLCALFFRPLGFDYRSKVESARWRGMWDWGIFIGSFVPALVFGVAFGNLLLGVPFHIDSDLRLFYTGNLLQLLNPYGILAGLVSLTMLITQGATYLQMRTVGELHLRTRAASQISALVMMVCFLLAGIWLVKGIDGFTVTSVMDHAGPSNPLRKTVSHEAGAWLANFNKTPGLWAIPVLGVILPLLTILFSRINKGALAFISNSLTIACVILTAGITMFPFVMPSVTEPNASLTMWDATSTLLTLRVMTVVACIFVPLILIYTSWAYYKMFGRLDKNYIENNKHSLY; encoded by the coding sequence ATGTTTGATTATGAATCGCTACGGTTCATCTGGTGGGTGCTGATTGGCGTGCTGTTTATCGGCTTCGCAGTCACCGATGGATTCGATATGGGCGTAGGCATTCTGGTGCGTATTATCGGCAAAACCGATACCGACCGCCGGGTAATGATCAACGCCATCGCTCCGCACTGGGACGGTAACCAGGTCTGGCTCATCACTGCCGGTGGTGCGCTGTTCGCCGCATGGCCGATGGTTTACGCTGCTGCATTCTCCGGCTTTTATGCTGCGATGGTGCTGGTATTGTGTGCCTTGTTCTTCCGTCCGCTCGGTTTTGACTATCGTTCAAAAGTGGAAAGCGCACGCTGGCGTGGCATGTGGGATTGGGGCATCTTTATCGGGAGCTTCGTGCCTGCATTAGTGTTCGGCGTGGCATTCGGTAACTTGCTGTTAGGCGTTCCGTTCCACATTGATAGCGATCTGCGTCTCTTCTACACCGGTAACCTGTTACAGCTGCTGAACCCGTACGGCATCCTCGCTGGCCTGGTCAGCCTGACCATGCTTATCACGCAAGGCGCAACCTATCTGCAAATGCGTACCGTGGGTGAACTCCACCTGCGTACCCGTGCGGCATCCCAGATTTCCGCGCTGGTGATGATGGTGTGCTTCCTGCTGGCCGGTATCTGGTTAGTAAAAGGGATTGATGGCTTCACCGTGACTTCAGTAATGGATCATGCGGGCCCGTCAAATCCTCTGCGTAAAACGGTATCTCATGAAGCGGGCGCATGGCTGGCAAACTTCAATAAGACACCAGGCCTGTGGGCTATTCCTGTGCTGGGCGTTATTTTGCCGCTGCTGACTATTCTGTTCTCACGCATCAACAAAGGCGCGCTGGCGTTTATCAGTAACTCACTGACTATCGCCTGTGTGATCCTGACTGCCGGTATCACCATGTTCCCGTTCGTGATGCCATCCGTCACTGAGCCGAATGCCAGCCTGACTATGTGGGATGCGACATCTACACTGCTGACGCTGAGAGTGATGACCGTTGTAGCTTGTATCTTTGTGCCACTCATCCTGATTTACACCTCATGGGCGTATTACAAGATGTTCGGTCGCCTCGATAAAAACTACATCGAGAACAACAAGCATTCGTTGTATTAA
- the pal gene encoding peptidoglycan-associated lipoprotein Pal, which yields MQLNKVLKGLMLALPVLAVAACSSHKNADNDQSGMGLNTGAGTENANMSSEEQARLQMQELQKNNIVYFGLDKYDVSSEFAQMLDAHAAFLRSNPSYKVTVEGHADERGTPEYNIALGERRATAVKMYLQGKGVSADQISIVSYGKEKPAVLGHDEAAYAKNRRAVLVY from the coding sequence ATGCAACTGAACAAAGTTCTGAAAGGGCTGATGCTGGCATTGCCTGTACTGGCAGTCGCTGCTTGTAGTTCTCACAAGAACGCAGACAACGACCAATCAGGTATGGGTCTGAACACTGGCGCTGGCACTGAAAACGCAAACATGTCTTCAGAAGAGCAAGCTCGTCTGCAGATGCAAGAATTGCAGAAAAACAACATCGTTTACTTCGGCTTAGACAAGTACGATGTGTCTTCTGAATTCGCTCAGATGCTGGATGCACACGCAGCTTTCCTGCGTAGCAACCCGTCATACAAAGTGACCGTAGAAGGCCATGCTGACGAACGTGGTACTCCAGAGTACAACATCGCCCTGGGCGAACGTCGTGCTACTGCTGTTAAAATGTACCTGCAAGGCAAAGGCGTTTCTGCTGACCAGATCTCTATCGTTTCTTACGGTAAAGAAAAACCAGCTGTACTGGGCCATGACGAAGCGGCTTACGCTAAAAACCGTCGTGCCGTACTGGTATACTAA
- the cydX gene encoding cytochrome bd-I oxidase subunit CydX produces the protein MWYFAWILGTLLACSFGIITALAFEHSEANKAAKEEK, from the coding sequence ATGTGGTATTTTGCCTGGATCCTCGGCACCTTACTGGCTTGCTCGTTTGGTATCATTACCGCGCTGGCGTTTGAGCACAGCGAAGCCAATAAAGCAGCCAAAGAAGAGAAGTAA
- the cpoB gene encoding cell division protein CpoB, with amino-acid sequence MSSNFRTHLLSLSLLVGVAVPWAATAQAPISNVGSGSIEDRVTSLERISNAHSQLLTQLQQQLSDSQRDMDTLRGQIQENQYQLSQLADRQKQIFNQMDSLSQGAAGAASTGAAAATGSASGSADAAAMPDAGAAQAPASTGDVNSDYNAAVSLALEKKQYDEAIAAFQSFVKKYPDSTYLPNANYWLGQLYYNKGKKDDAAYYFAVVVKNYPKSPKSSDAMYKVGVIMQEKGQADKAKAVFTQVVKQYPNTDAAKQAQKRLSAK; translated from the coding sequence ATGAGCAGTAACTTCAGAACTCACCTGTTGAGTCTGTCGTTACTGGTTGGCGTAGCGGTCCCATGGGCCGCTACTGCCCAAGCGCCAATCAGTAATGTCGGCTCAGGCTCGATTGAAGATCGGGTCACCTCTCTGGAGCGTATTTCTAACGCTCATAGCCAACTATTAACTCAACTCCAGCAACAGCTCTCTGATTCTCAACGCGATATGGATACTCTCCGTGGTCAAATTCAGGAGAATCAGTATCAACTGAGTCAGCTTGCCGATCGTCAGAAGCAAATCTTTAATCAGATGGATAGCCTTAGTCAGGGTGCTGCCGGAGCCGCCAGTACTGGCGCTGCTGCTGCAACGGGTAGTGCGTCTGGTTCTGCTGACGCCGCAGCAATGCCTGATGCTGGTGCCGCTCAGGCTCCAGCGAGTACGGGTGATGTGAACAGCGATTACAACGCCGCTGTATCACTGGCGCTGGAAAAGAAACAGTATGATGAGGCCATTGCGGCTTTTCAGAGTTTCGTTAAAAAATACCCAGACTCAACCTATTTGCCTAACGCGAATTACTGGTTAGGTCAACTGTATTACAACAAGGGCAAAAAAGATGACGCTGCGTATTATTTTGCAGTCGTGGTCAAAAATTACCCTAAATCTCCAAAAAGTTCTGACGCGATGTACAAGGTTGGGGTGATCATGCAGGAGAAAGGTCAGGCTGATAAAGCCAAAGCCGTCTTTACGCAGGTCGTAAAACAGTACCCAAATACCGATGCGGCAAAACAAGCTCAAAAACGTTTATCTGCAAAGTAA
- the tolA gene encoding cell envelope integrity protein TolA, translated as MVKATATEQNDKLKRAVIVSVVLHIIIIGLLILGSLDEDTSMSGGGGGSDISAVMVDPSAVVDQYNRQQQQQADSQRAAAARQKKSEQQAEELQQKQAAEQQRLKELEKERLQAQEDAKQQAQQQKQSEQAAEQAKEQQKQAEAAAAQAKAEAAKEAAVQAKADAAKEAAKAQADAQKKAAAAEAKKQAEAEATAAAAAAKKQAEADAKKEAAAEAKKAAAAEAKAQAAADAKAQADADAKAAADAKAAAAAEKKAEAAAAAKKAAADKKAAAAAAAKAAADADNLFDGLADSKNAPKGSTGGGASAPAGKGTQKKAGASGADIANYGSQIKAAIESRFYDAASYAGKTCTLRVKMAPDGSLNSVTAEGGDPALCQAALAAARQAKFPKPPSEAVYEVFKNAPLDFKP; from the coding sequence TTGGTAAAGGCAACTGCAACTGAACAAAACGATAAGCTCAAACGCGCCGTTATTGTTTCGGTCGTTCTGCATATCATCATTATAGGCCTGCTGATTTTGGGATCGCTGGACGAAGATACCAGCATGAGTGGCGGCGGTGGCGGTAGCGATATCTCCGCGGTGATGGTCGATCCAAGTGCAGTGGTCGATCAGTACAACCGTCAACAGCAGCAACAAGCTGATTCCCAACGTGCTGCAGCAGCACGTCAGAAAAAATCAGAGCAACAGGCTGAAGAATTACAGCAAAAGCAGGCCGCAGAACAACAGCGCCTGAAAGAGCTTGAGAAAGAGCGTCTGCAAGCGCAGGAAGACGCGAAGCAGCAGGCCCAGCAACAGAAGCAATCTGAACAAGCCGCTGAGCAGGCCAAAGAACAGCAGAAACAGGCAGAAGCCGCCGCTGCACAAGCAAAGGCTGAAGCTGCGAAAGAAGCTGCTGTTCAGGCCAAAGCCGATGCTGCTAAAGAAGCCGCGAAAGCTCAGGCTGATGCACAGAAAAAAGCCGCTGCTGCCGAAGCGAAGAAACAGGCTGAAGCAGAAGCGACGGCTGCCGCTGCGGCTGCCAAGAAACAGGCAGAAGCAGATGCTAAGAAAGAAGCCGCTGCTGAAGCGAAAAAAGCTGCTGCTGCTGAAGCGAAAGCTCAGGCCGCTGCAGATGCTAAAGCGCAGGCTGATGCCGATGCCAAGGCCGCTGCAGATGCTAAAGCGGCTGCGGCAGCTGAGAAGAAAGCTGAAGCGGCAGCTGCCGCGAAAAAGGCGGCTGCCGATAAGAAAGCGGCTGCAGCTGCAGCCGCAAAAGCCGCTGCGGATGCTGACAATTTATTCGATGGTCTTGCTGATTCGAAGAACGCGCCTAAAGGTTCAACGGGCGGCGGGGCATCTGCTCCGGCAGGAAAGGGTACACAGAAGAAAGCGGGCGCGTCCGGGGCTGATATTGCTAACTATGGCAGCCAGATTAAGGCCGCAATCGAAAGCAGATTCTATGATGCTGCATCCTATGCAGGTAAAACCTGTACGTTGCGCGTTAAAATGGCACCAGATGGCTCACTCAATAGTGTGACAGCGGAAGGTGGGGATCCGGCACTTTGTCAGGCAGCGCTTGCCGCGGCACGACAGGCTAAATTCCCTAAACCACCTTCAGAAGCAGTCTATGAAGTATTTAAAAATGCTCCGTTAGATTTTAAACCGTAG
- the nadA gene encoding quinolinate synthase NadA, with amino-acid sequence MSETLDLNATVYPFPPKPAVLNADEKIFYKEKIKKLLKERNAVIVAHYYTDPEIQALAEETGGIVADSLEMARFGSQHPASTLLVAGVRFMGETSKILSPEKTVLMPTLHAECSLDLGCPEQAFSDFCDSHPDRTVVVYANTSAAVKARADWVVTSSIAVELIEHLDSLGEKIIWAPDRHLGNYVRKQTGADVLCWQGACIVHDEFKTQALTRMKGLYPNAAVLVHPESPQAIVDMADAVGSTSQLIQAAKTLPNKQLIVATDRGIFYKMQQVCPDKELFEAPTAGEGASCRTCAHCPWMAMNGLKAIAEGLEHGGAEHAIEVDEALRVKSLIPLNRMLTFAAELKLRTQSKAL; translated from the coding sequence ATGAGCGAAACATTGGATTTGAATGCGACGGTATATCCGTTCCCACCGAAGCCCGCAGTTCTGAATGCAGACGAAAAGATTTTCTATAAAGAGAAGATTAAGAAACTGCTGAAAGAGCGTAATGCCGTGATCGTCGCGCATTACTACACCGATCCTGAAATTCAGGCGCTGGCAGAAGAAACGGGCGGTATCGTGGCAGACTCCCTGGAGATGGCGCGTTTCGGCAGCCAGCATCCGGCGTCCACTTTGCTGGTGGCCGGCGTGCGCTTTATGGGTGAGACTTCGAAAATCCTCAGCCCGGAGAAAACCGTGCTGATGCCGACCCTTCATGCAGAGTGCTCGCTGGATCTTGGTTGCCCTGAGCAAGCATTCTCGGATTTCTGTGACAGTCACCCCGATCGTACCGTCGTGGTCTACGCGAATACCTCGGCTGCGGTTAAAGCGCGTGCCGACTGGGTGGTGACCTCAAGCATTGCCGTCGAACTCATTGAGCATCTCGATAGCCTTGGCGAGAAAATCATCTGGGCACCTGACCGGCATCTGGGCAATTATGTGCGTAAGCAGACCGGTGCTGATGTGCTGTGCTGGCAGGGCGCCTGTATCGTCCATGACGAGTTTAAAACTCAGGCCCTGACCCGAATGAAGGGTTTATACCCAAACGCCGCTGTGCTGGTGCATCCGGAGTCCCCACAGGCGATCGTCGACATGGCTGACGCGGTAGGGTCGACCAGTCAGCTCATTCAGGCGGCGAAAACATTGCCCAATAAACAGCTGATCGTGGCAACTGACCGGGGCATTTTCTACAAAATGCAGCAGGTGTGTCCGGATAAAGAATTATTCGAAGCGCCGACGGCGGGTGAAGGTGCCAGTTGTCGTACCTGCGCACATTGTCCGTGGATGGCGATGAACGGCCTGAAAGCCATTGCGGAAGGTCTTGAACATGGCGGCGCGGAACATGCAATTGAAGTGGATGAAGCGCTGCGCGTGAAATCTCTGATCCCGCTGAACCGTATGCTGACGTTCGCGGCGGAGCTCAAACTGCGTACTCAGTCTAAAGCGTTGTAG
- the tolB gene encoding Tol-Pal system protein TolB: MKQAFRVAFGLIMMWASVAHAEVRIEITQGVDTARPIGVVPFKWAGPGTPPEDVGGIVAADLRNSGKFNPIDASRMPQQPATAAEVTPAAWTALGIDAVVIGQVQPAADGSYVVSYQLVDTSGAPGTVLAQNQYKVTKQWLRYSAHTASDEVFEKLTGVKGAFRTRIAYIVQTNGGKFPYELRVADYDGYNQFVVHRSPEPLMSPAWSPDGSKLAYVTFESGRSALVVQTLANSSIRQIASFPRHNGAPAFSPDGSKLAFALSKDGSLNLYVMNLGSGQISQVTNGRSNNTEPTWFPDSQNLAFTSDQGGRPQVYKVNINGGAPQRLTWEGSQNQDSDVSADGKFLVMVSSASGTQHIAKQDLATGAVQTLTDTFLDETPSLAPNGTMVIYSSSQGLGSVLQLVSTDGRFKARLPATDGQVKFPAWSPYL; encoded by the coding sequence ATGAAGCAGGCATTTCGAGTAGCGTTCGGCCTTATAATGATGTGGGCATCTGTAGCACATGCAGAAGTTCGTATTGAAATCACCCAGGGTGTAGATACCGCCCGCCCGATTGGCGTTGTGCCATTCAAATGGGCAGGTCCGGGTACTCCACCTGAAGATGTTGGTGGCATCGTTGCTGCTGACTTACGTAACAGCGGCAAGTTCAATCCTATTGACGCATCACGTATGCCTCAGCAGCCGGCCACCGCAGCAGAAGTCACTCCTGCCGCCTGGACCGCTCTGGGTATTGATGCTGTTGTTATCGGTCAGGTTCAGCCTGCAGCCGATGGCAGCTACGTGGTATCTTACCAACTGGTCGATACCTCTGGCGCGCCGGGCACCGTACTGGCACAAAACCAGTATAAAGTGACCAAGCAATGGCTGCGTTATTCCGCCCATACCGCCAGTGATGAAGTGTTTGAAAAACTCACCGGTGTGAAAGGCGCATTCCGTACCCGTATCGCTTACATCGTTCAGACCAACGGCGGCAAGTTCCCGTATGAACTGCGTGTAGCTGACTACGATGGTTATAATCAGTTTGTGGTTCACCGTTCACCAGAACCGCTGATGTCTCCGGCCTGGTCTCCAGACGGCAGCAAACTGGCGTACGTGACCTTTGAAAGTGGCCGTTCCGCACTGGTTGTGCAGACGCTGGCGAACAGCAGCATTCGACAGATTGCTTCTTTCCCACGTCACAATGGTGCACCTGCGTTCTCACCTGATGGCAGCAAACTGGCTTTCGCACTGTCTAAAGACGGTAGCCTGAACCTGTATGTGATGAACCTTGGCTCAGGCCAAATCAGTCAGGTGACCAATGGACGTAGCAACAATACTGAACCTACCTGGTTCCCGGACAGCCAGAATCTGGCATTTACGTCGGATCAGGGCGGTCGTCCACAAGTTTATAAAGTGAATATTAATGGCGGTGCGCCTCAGCGTCTGACGTGGGAAGGCTCTCAAAATCAGGATTCTGACGTAAGTGCAGATGGCAAGTTCCTGGTTATGGTGAGCAGCGCCAGCGGTACACAGCACATCGCTAAACAAGATCTGGCAACGGGAGCCGTTCAAACATTGACGGACACGTTCCTGGATGAAACGCCTAGCCTCGCACCAAATGGCACCATGGTTATTTACAGCTCTTCACAGGGTCTGGGTTCCGTGTTGCAGTTGGTATCGACTGATGGACGTTTCAAAGCGCGTCTTCCGGCAACTGATGGACAGGTCAAATTTCCTGCCTGGTCGCCGTATCTGTGA
- the ybgC gene encoding tol-pal system-associated acyl-CoA thioesterase: MSNSLFRWPVRVYYEDTDAGGVVYHARYVAFYERARTEMLRQRNFHQQQLLGEHVAFAVRRMTVEYFAPARLDDMLDVQSEITSIRGASLTFAQRILDSQGNLLSSAEVLIACIDPHQMKPRALPKSIVAEFKQ; this comes from the coding sequence GTGAGTAATTCGTTGTTCCGATGGCCGGTTCGTGTCTACTATGAAGACACAGACGCGGGAGGTGTGGTCTACCACGCTCGATACGTCGCCTTTTATGAAAGGGCTCGCACAGAGATGTTGCGCCAACGCAATTTTCACCAGCAACAGTTGCTGGGCGAACACGTCGCTTTTGCTGTCCGCCGCATGACGGTCGAATACTTTGCACCAGCTCGTCTTGATGACATGCTGGATGTCCAGAGTGAGATTACGTCCATTCGCGGAGCTTCTCTTACTTTTGCACAACGAATTCTTGATTCGCAAGGAAACCTTCTGAGTTCTGCGGAAGTGTTAATTGCGTGCATTGATCCACACCAAATGAAGCCACGAGCGCTTCCTAAGTCTATTGTCGCGGAGTTTAAGCAGTGA
- the ybgE gene encoding cyd operon protein YbgE, translating to MSVIADKIYALTDKGPLRALSLVMSLVLAGCVFWKPGMFASSTSQLEVWHGIILIWAVCAGVIHGLGFRPHKSIWKAFFCPLLAMIALAAGLLYFFS from the coding sequence ATGAGTGTGATCGCGGATAAGATATACGCCCTCACCGATAAGGGCCCCTTACGGGCCCTTTCACTGGTGATGTCGCTGGTTCTTGCCGGTTGTGTTTTCTGGAAACCGGGCATGTTTGCCTCGTCGACCAGTCAGCTGGAAGTGTGGCATGGGATCATTCTGATTTGGGCGGTGTGTGCTGGCGTGATTCACGGTCTGGGATTTCGCCCGCACAAGTCGATTTGGAAAGCTTTCTTTTGCCCGTTGCTCGCCATGATCGCTTTAGCTGCCGGACTTCTATACTTTTTTAGCTGA
- the pnuC gene encoding nicotinamide riboside transporter PnuC, with the protein MDFFSTSNILVHIPLGKGGYDLSWIEAIGTLFGLLCIWYASKEKLINYPFGLINVTLFAIIFFQIQLYASLLLQVFFFGANIYGWYAWSRQTADQQAELQIRWLPRGKALLWSIICIAGILLMTFNIDRVFAALTLLAVNLMQTLGLNVQMPELQPDAFPFWDSSMMVLSIVAMLLMTRKYVENWLVWVVIDVISVAIFAYQGVYAMALEYVLLTLIALNGSWLWIKSAKQNGSLPLQ; encoded by the coding sequence ATGGATTTTTTCAGTACCAGCAATATCCTGGTGCATATCCCGCTGGGGAAAGGCGGCTATGACCTGTCGTGGATTGAAGCCATTGGGACCCTTTTTGGTCTGTTGTGTATCTGGTACGCCAGCAAAGAGAAGCTGATCAATTATCCGTTCGGCCTGATTAACGTTACGCTGTTTGCGATCATTTTCTTTCAGATCCAGCTTTATGCCAGCCTGCTGCTGCAAGTGTTCTTCTTTGGTGCCAATATTTACGGCTGGTACGCGTGGAGTCGCCAGACAGCGGATCAACAAGCCGAGCTACAAATCCGCTGGCTGCCGCGCGGAAAAGCACTGCTTTGGAGCATAATTTGTATTGCAGGTATCCTGCTGATGACTTTCAATATTGACCGTGTATTTGCGGCGCTCACGCTGCTGGCCGTGAATTTGATGCAAACGCTGGGACTGAATGTACAGATGCCGGAGTTGCAACCTGATGCATTCCCGTTCTGGGATTCATCAATGATGGTGCTGTCGATTGTGGCGATGCTGCTGATGACGCGCAAATACGTCGAGAACTGGCTGGTGTGGGTGGTCATTGACGTCATCAGTGTGGCGATTTTCGCCTATCAGGGTGTATATGCGATGGCGCTGGAATATGTATTGCTGACACTGATTGCCCTGAACGGCTCCTGGCTTTGGATCAAGAGCGCGAAGCAAAACGGTTCACTGCCGCTGCAATGA